In a genomic window of Alphaproteobacteria bacterium:
- a CDS encoding MucR family transcriptional regulator, with amino-acid sequence MTENNPDNLSRDELLRMTTQVVSAYVGNNPVPETQISEVIQSVYGSLEGLGGGATSTQTKQKPAVPVKRSITPDHIICLEDGKKLKMLKRYLRTAYNLTPEEYRAKWGLAADYPMVAPNYAKQRSAFAKQIGLGKRAR; translated from the coding sequence ATGACAGAGAATAATCCAGACAACTTGTCGCGCGACGAACTGCTCCGGATGACCACGCAAGTTGTGTCCGCCTATGTGGGCAACAATCCGGTTCCGGAAACCCAGATTTCCGAAGTCATCCAATCCGTCTACGGCAGCCTTGAGGGCCTCGGCGGCGGTGCGACAAGCACCCAGACAAAGCAGAAACCTGCCGTCCCCGTGAAACGCTCGATCACCCCCGACCACATTATTTGTCTGGAAGACGGCAAGAAACTGAAGATGCTCAAGCGCTATCTTCGCACCGCATACAATCTGACGCCGGAAGAGTACCGGGCCAAATGGGGTCTCGCGGCGGACTATCCGATGGTGGCACCGAACTACGCAAAACAACGTTCGGCCTTCGCCAAACAGATCGGACTCGGGAAGCGCGCACGCTAG
- the nrdR gene encoding transcriptional regulator NrdR — translation MRCPFCAHSDTHVKDSRPTEDNTAIRRRRACPDCGARWTTFERVHLRDLTVVKKNGQRVPFDRDKLESSMRISLRKRPVDAERVDRVISGIVRRLESSGETDIPSDAIGEAVMDALANLDSIAYVRFASVYKNFREVRDFEDFIGNEHLAADGEPMEND, via the coding sequence ATGCGCTGCCCGTTTTGTGCACACTCCGACACACATGTGAAGGATTCGCGTCCGACCGAGGACAACACCGCGATCCGCCGCCGGCGTGCATGCCCTGATTGCGGTGCGCGCTGGACAACATTCGAGCGGGTTCATCTGCGTGATCTGACCGTGGTCAAGAAGAATGGTCAGCGGGTGCCCTTCGATCGCGACAAGCTGGAAAGTTCCATGCGCATTTCGCTGCGCAAGCGGCCGGTGGATGCCGAGCGCGTGGATCGGGTTATTAGCGGGATTGTCCGGCGGCTCGAATCCTCAGGCGAGACCGATATTCCCTCCGATGCCATCGGAGAGGCGGTGATGGATGCGCTGGCAAATCTCGATTCCATCGCCTATGTGCGGTTTGCCTCGGTATACAAGAATTTCCGTGAAGTCCGGGATTTCGAGGATTTTATCGGGAACGAACATCTGGCGGCTGACGGCGAACCGATGGAAAACGATTGA
- the rpiB gene encoding ribose 5-phosphate isomerase B, with the protein MSEGTIAIAADHAGYALKEDLKADLLERGVTILDLGTDSDASVDYPDFGKAVGEAIVSGAADQGVIICGTGIGISIAANRIAGVRAALCHDATTARLAREHNDANVLALGARVLGQEVARDCLRAFLDGQYPGGERHDRRVGKLG; encoded by the coding sequence ATGAGCGAAGGCACGATCGCAATCGCGGCCGATCACGCAGGATACGCCCTCAAGGAAGACCTCAAGGCAGACCTTCTGGAGCGCGGTGTAACCATCCTTGATCTCGGCACCGATAGTGATGCCTCGGTCGACTATCCCGATTTCGGCAAAGCGGTTGGCGAGGCGATTGTGTCGGGGGCGGCGGACCAGGGCGTTATCATCTGCGGCACCGGCATCGGTATATCCATCGCGGCCAACCGCATCGCCGGTGTGCGCGCGGCTCTATGCCATGACGCCACCACCGCGCGTCTGGCGCGCGAGCATAATGATGCGAATGTCCTGGCGCTGGGGGCTCGGGTGCTCGGCCAGGAAGTCGCGCGTGACTGCCTGCGCGCATTTCTGGATGGGCAGTATCCGGGCGGTGAACGCCATGATCGTCGGGTCGGGAAACTGGGGTAG
- the ribB gene encoding 3,4-dihydroxy-2-butanone-4-phosphate synthase — MDDEQILSPIEDIIEDARNGKMFILIDDEDRENEGDLVIPAQMATPDAINFMATHGRGLICLSLTRERTQQLGLPMMPQTHGQRLATNFTVSIEAAEGVTTGISAPDRARTITVAIDPRSTEADIVTPGHVFPLAARDGGVLVRAGHTEAGVDIARLAGLNPSAVICEIMNDDGTMSRLPDLIGFAQFHGLKIGAIADLIAYRRRNDRIVEQLMEHDFHSRFGGQFKWRIYRNTVEYAEHLAIVKGEIDPEKPVLVRMHSFSIGADAMGSLDAPDSGILQRSMELIGEAGAGVIVLIRDTSPTSLSDRIRQFSSAPSTPVNELRNYGVGAQILVDLGVRDIILLSNSQRSIVGLEGFGLRLIETRAVPVTNSTSGD, encoded by the coding sequence GTGGACGACGAACAGATCTTGTCGCCGATCGAGGACATCATCGAGGATGCCCGCAACGGCAAGATGTTCATTCTCATCGATGACGAGGACCGGGAGAATGAGGGTGACCTGGTGATCCCGGCGCAGATGGCGACGCCGGATGCGATCAATTTCATGGCCACCCACGGACGGGGCCTGATCTGCCTGTCCCTGACACGCGAGCGGACCCAGCAACTCGGCTTGCCGATGATGCCGCAAACCCATGGCCAGCGCCTGGCGACAAACTTCACCGTGTCGATCGAGGCGGCGGAAGGGGTGACCACGGGCATCTCCGCGCCCGATCGGGCGCGTACGATTACGGTGGCAATCGACCCGCGTTCGACGGAAGCGGATATTGTCACACCGGGTCACGTGTTTCCGCTGGCGGCGCGCGATGGCGGGGTGCTGGTGCGCGCCGGACATACGGAAGCGGGGGTTGATATTGCGCGCCTCGCCGGGCTCAACCCGTCGGCCGTGATCTGCGAAATCATGAATGACGACGGCACGATGTCGCGCCTGCCGGACCTGATCGGCTTTGCCCAGTTCCATGGCCTCAAGATTGGCGCGATCGCCGACCTGATTGCCTATCGCCGGCGCAATGACCGCATCGTCGAGCAGCTGATGGAGCATGACTTCCATTCGCGTTTCGGCGGCCAGTTCAAGTGGCGTATTTATCGCAACACGGTGGAGTATGCCGAGCATCTGGCGATCGTGAAGGGGGAGATTGACCCGGAAAAGCCGGTGCTTGTGCGTATGCACTCCTTCTCCATCGGGGCGGATGCGATGGGCAGCCTGGACGCGCCGGACTCGGGTATTCTCCAGCGTTCCATGGAACTGATTGGTGAGGCCGGTGCGGGCGTGATCGTGCTAATCCGCGACACCTCGCCGACATCGCTGTCCGACCGCATACGTCAGTTCAGTAGTGCGCCGAGCACGCCCGTCAACGAACTGCGAAACTATGGTGTCGGTGCGCAGATCCTGGTCGATCTGGGCGTCCGGGATATTATCCTGTTGTCGAATTCACAACGTTCGATCGTGGGGCTTGAAGGCTTTGGCCTGAGATTAATCGAGACCCGTGCGGTGCCGGTGACCAACTCCACATCCGGCGATTGA
- the glyA gene encoding serine hydroxymethyltransferase: protein MTSEAPGTGNVSEGFFDRGLAEADPDVFGAMQRELGRQQSQVELIASENIVSRAVIEAMGSVLTNKYAEGYPGRRYYGGCEFVDVAEELAIERATRLFGCSFANVQPHSGAQANQAVFLALCKPGDTVMGMSLAAGGHLTHGAAPNLSGKWFNAVQYGVRRDDALIDMEEVEALAHEHKPALIVAGGSAYPRVIDFAKFREIADAVGAYLMVDMAHFAGLVAGGAHPSPFPHAHIVTTTTHKTLRGPRGGMILADDADLGKKINSAVFPGLQGGPLMHVIAAKAVAFGEALQPSFKTYARRVVENAQALAATLVEGGLDIVSGGTDTHLMLVDLRPKSLTGNVTEIALERASLTCNKNGIPFDPEKPMVTSGIRLGTPAGTTRGFGPGEFRLVGELIVEVLDSLGGNPDGDAQVEESVRRRVEELCGRFPIYPAR, encoded by the coding sequence ATGACGAGTGAAGCCCCGGGAACGGGCAATGTGAGCGAAGGGTTTTTCGACCGCGGACTGGCCGAGGCTGATCCCGACGTTTTCGGCGCGATGCAGCGCGAACTCGGCCGGCAGCAATCCCAGGTGGAACTGATTGCGTCGGAGAATATCGTGTCGCGCGCCGTCATCGAGGCCATGGGTTCGGTGCTGACCAACAAATACGCCGAGGGCTACCCCGGGCGGCGCTACTATGGCGGTTGCGAGTTCGTCGATGTGGCCGAGGAACTGGCGATAGAGCGCGCGACGCGGTTGTTCGGCTGTTCGTTTGCGAATGTGCAGCCCCATTCGGGTGCGCAGGCCAACCAGGCGGTCTTCCTGGCCTTGTGCAAGCCCGGCGATACCGTGATGGGGATGTCGCTCGCGGCCGGTGGTCATCTGACCCATGGTGCCGCACCCAACCTGTCGGGCAAATGGTTTAACGCCGTTCAGTATGGTGTGCGCCGCGATGATGCGTTGATCGATATGGAAGAGGTCGAAGCGCTGGCACATGAACACAAGCCGGCGCTGATCGTGGCGGGTGGTTCGGCCTATCCGCGGGTGATCGATTTCGCGAAATTCCGTGAAATCGCCGATGCGGTCGGCGCCTATCTCATGGTGGACATGGCGCATTTCGCCGGGTTGGTTGCCGGTGGCGCCCATCCGAGCCCGTTCCCCCATGCGCATATCGTCACGACCACGACCCATAAAACGCTTCGCGGCCCGCGTGGCGGGATGATCCTGGCCGATGACGCGGACCTCGGTAAGAAGATCAATTCGGCTGTCTTTCCCGGATTGCAGGGCGGACCGCTGATGCATGTGATCGCTGCCAAGGCGGTGGCGTTCGGCGAGGCCTTGCAGCCGTCGTTCAAAACCTACGCACGCCGCGTCGTCGAGAATGCGCAAGCGCTGGCGGCGACCCTGGTCGAGGGCGGGCTCGATATCGTTTCGGGCGGCACGGATACCCATCTCATGCTCGTGGACCTGCGGCCGAAATCCCTGACCGGGAATGTCACCGAAATCGCGCTCGAGCGCGCCAGCCTGACCTGCAACAAGAACGGCATCCCGTTTGACCCCGAAAAGCCGATGGTGACGTCGGGTATCCGTCTCGGCACACCCGCCGGCACCACGCGGGGCTTCGGCCCGGGCGAGTTCCGCCTCGTCGGCGAACTGATTGTCGAGGTGCTCGACAGTTTGGGCGGCAACCCGGATGGTGACGCACAGGTCGAGGAATCGGTGCGCCGGCGGGTAGAAGAGTTATGCGGTCGGTTCCCGATCTATCCCGCCCGCTGA
- a CDS encoding riboflavin synthase translates to MFTGIVTDVGLIAGIESREIGRRLTIETVYDTSGIEIGASIACNGACLTVVEKTASSFSADVSGETDDKTTSGGWAVGTRINLERALRAADELGGHLVLGHVDGVGQVVALEREGDNHRVSIRLPQELKHYVASKGSITIDGVSLTVNEVDDAVFGVNIIPHTWDNTSLDEIAVGTDVNIEVDVIARYVARLLERD, encoded by the coding sequence ATGTTTACAGGAATTGTCACAGATGTGGGGCTGATCGCCGGGATCGAATCCCGTGAGATTGGCCGTCGGCTGACCATCGAGACCGTGTATGACACGTCGGGCATCGAAATCGGCGCTTCGATCGCGTGCAACGGTGCTTGCCTGACCGTGGTCGAAAAGACCGCATCGAGTTTCTCGGCCGATGTCTCGGGTGAAACGGATGACAAGACCACGAGCGGTGGTTGGGCCGTCGGCACACGGATCAACCTTGAGCGGGCCTTGCGCGCCGCCGACGAACTGGGCGGGCACCTCGTGCTCGGGCATGTTGATGGTGTGGGGCAGGTGGTCGCGCTGGAACGTGAAGGTGACAATCATCGGGTGAGCATCAGGTTGCCCCAGGAGCTCAAGCATTATGTGGCTTCAAAGGGGTCGATCACCATCGATGGTGTCTCATTGACCGTGAACGAAGTGGACGACGCGGTGTTCGGGGTGAACATTATCCCGCATACGTGGGACAACACGTCTTTGGACGAAATTGCGGTCGGCACAGATGTGAATATCGAAGTGGACGTCATTGCGCGCTATGTCGCGCGTCTTTTGGAACGGGATTGA
- the ribD gene encoding bifunctional diaminohydroxyphosphoribosylaminopyrimidine deaminase/5-amino-6-(5-phosphoribosylamino)uracil reductase RibD, whose translation MQTDPDFMATALRLARRGLGNAWPNPAVGCVIVSGGPEKRILGRGWTQPGGRPHSETVALDQARARFGAQALVGASAYVTLEPCSHLGRTPPCADALISARVARVVVACGDPDARVAGRGIARLEAAGIDVELGVGQAQAEEINLGFLTRVGAGRPMVALKTATTSDGRIATRTGASQWITGAAARRYAHLLRAQHDAIAVGIGTAEADDPSLTCRLPGLEGRSPVRVVFDSQLRISLESELVRTAPEVQTWVLSAAKTDKERRKALEGVGVMVIPVEDVVDGQPEPGAALRALGALGVTRLMVEGGARLSTGLLRGDLVDRLLWFRAPSLIGGDGLPPFGDLGVGDVSEMPSFKSMSLTPVGDDTLEIFARVP comes from the coding sequence ATGCAAACCGACCCCGATTTCATGGCAACGGCGTTGCGGCTCGCGCGGCGTGGGTTGGGTAACGCCTGGCCCAATCCGGCGGTCGGGTGCGTCATCGTGTCCGGCGGTCCCGAAAAGCGCATTCTGGGGCGCGGCTGGACCCAGCCGGGTGGCCGTCCCCATTCCGAGACCGTGGCGCTCGACCAGGCGCGGGCGCGTTTCGGCGCCCAGGCGCTTGTCGGTGCATCGGCCTATGTCACGCTCGAACCCTGCAGTCATCTGGGGCGCACCCCACCCTGTGCGGACGCATTGATTTCGGCACGCGTGGCGCGGGTGGTCGTCGCATGTGGAGACCCGGACGCGCGCGTGGCCGGGCGTGGCATCGCGCGGCTGGAGGCGGCGGGTATCGATGTCGAACTCGGGGTCGGCCAGGCGCAAGCCGAGGAAATCAACCTTGGGTTTCTGACGCGTGTCGGTGCGGGCCGGCCGATGGTCGCGCTGAAAACCGCGACAACCTCCGACGGACGGATCGCGACCCGTACCGGTGCGTCTCAGTGGATCACCGGCGCGGCCGCCCGGCGTTATGCCCATCTGCTGCGCGCGCAGCATGATGCCATCGCGGTGGGCATCGGCACGGCGGAAGCAGACGATCCGAGCCTGACCTGCAGGCTGCCCGGGCTGGAGGGACGTTCGCCGGTGCGTGTGGTGTTCGATTCACAATTGCGGATTTCGCTGGAATCCGAACTGGTGCGTACGGCCCCCGAAGTCCAGACATGGGTGTTGTCCGCGGCGAAGACGGACAAGGAGCGACGGAAGGCCCTGGAGGGGGTGGGGGTGATGGTGATACCTGTCGAAGATGTCGTTGACGGACAGCCCGAGCCGGGTGCCGCGTTGCGTGCACTTGGCGCGTTGGGGGTGACGCGTCTGATGGTCGAGGGTGGCGCGCGATTGTCGACCGGATTGCTGCGTGGGGACCTGGTGGATCGTCTCCTGTGGTTCCGCGCGCCGTCTCTCATTGGGGGCGATGGATTGCCGCCATTCGGCGACCTCGGGGTGGGCGATGTGTCCGAGATGCCGAGCTTCAAATCCATGTCGCTGACGCCGGTCGGTGACGATACGCTGGAAATTTTTGCCCGCGTGCCGTAA
- a CDS encoding 6,7-dimethyl-8-ribityllumazine synthase, with amino-acid sequence MSDQPHIMIAVSKYYEEIADQLLTGALAVLDEAGASHEVYEIPGAFEIPAAIATAMRSPEFSGGRRRFDGYVALGCVIRGETTHYDYVCGETARGLQDLAVRHCLALGFGILTTENKEQAMARADVARGNKGADAATACLRMIGFKSSFRMFPR; translated from the coding sequence ATGTCCGACCAACCTCACATCATGATTGCGGTCTCGAAATATTATGAGGAGATCGCCGACCAGTTGCTGACCGGCGCTCTTGCCGTGCTCGATGAAGCCGGGGCCTCCCACGAGGTCTACGAGATACCGGGTGCATTCGAAATCCCTGCGGCCATCGCGACGGCCATGCGGTCGCCCGAATTCTCGGGCGGGCGTCGCCGGTTCGATGGGTATGTGGCGCTCGGCTGCGTGATTCGCGGCGAGACGACCCACTATGACTATGTCTGCGGAGAAACGGCGCGGGGCTTGCAGGATCTGGCGGTTCGCCATTGCCTGGCGCTGGGGTTCGGTATCCTGACGACGGAGAACAAGGAGCAGGCGATGGCCCGTGCCGACGTCGCTCGGGGCAACAAGGGCGCCGATGCGGCAACTGCCTGCCTGCGGATGATTGGTTTCAAGAGCTCCTTTCGAATGTTCCCCCGCTGA
- the thiL gene encoding thiamine-phosphate kinase yields MARGIDEFDLIRRYFAPLSDGEPGALGLRDDAAWLRPDPGMELVISADSIVAGIHFPVSTLPADVARRALRVNLSDIAAKGACARCYTMALQLPDSTDEDWIKAFASGLAADHESYALSLLGGDTTRTTGPLALNINIFGQVPVNNMIKRSDARVENDVYVSGTIGDASLGLRSIMGSIALENADERSFLEGRFLRPDPRVSLGPALAGIATASADISDGLVADLGHIGIASNLSAEIHEHLVPVSDAAGRLVTDNQPLRTNLLTGGDDYEIVFTAPATARDTIVEIAAQTGVPITRIGRMIPLTSDTPVVSVRNETGKIVEVGSGGYRHFGEGLTR; encoded by the coding sequence ATGGCGCGCGGGATTGACGAGTTCGATCTGATTCGGCGTTATTTCGCCCCGCTCAGCGACGGCGAGCCCGGCGCACTCGGCTTGCGCGATGATGCCGCCTGGTTGCGCCCGGACCCCGGAATGGAACTCGTGATTTCGGCCGATTCGATCGTGGCGGGGATTCACTTTCCGGTTTCGACATTGCCCGCGGATGTGGCGCGACGTGCGCTGCGCGTGAACCTGTCAGATATTGCCGCGAAAGGCGCGTGTGCGCGCTGCTATACGATGGCCCTGCAACTACCCGATTCCACCGACGAAGACTGGATCAAGGCCTTCGCGTCCGGTCTCGCTGCGGACCACGAATCCTATGCACTGTCTCTGCTCGGGGGTGACACGACCCGCACCACGGGACCGCTTGCATTAAACATTAATATTTTTGGTCAAGTACCTGTAAATAATATGATAAAGAGGTCTGACGCTCGCGTGGAAAATGATGTCTACGTCTCCGGGACCATCGGCGATGCGTCCCTTGGCCTAAGGTCGATCATGGGCAGCATTGCCCTTGAAAATGCCGACGAACGCAGCTTTCTGGAAGGCCGGTTCCTGCGGCCCGATCCTCGCGTCTCGCTGGGCCCGGCATTGGCAGGTATCGCCACCGCCTCGGCCGACATTTCCGACGGGCTGGTTGCCGATCTGGGACACATCGGCATCGCATCGAACCTGTCCGCCGAGATCCACGAACATCTGGTGCCGGTATCGGATGCGGCCGGGCGGCTGGTAACGGACAATCAACCATTGCGAACTAACCTGCTGACCGGCGGTGATGACTACGAGATTGTTTTCACGGCCCCGGCTACGGCGCGTGACACGATTGTCGAGATCGCGGCGCAGACCGGTGTTCCAATCACGCGGATCGGGCGCATGATCCCGCTGACTTCCGATACGCCGGTCGTCAGTGTGCGCAACGAGACCGGCAAAATTGTCGAGGTGGGCAGTGGCGGATACCGGCACTTCGGGGAAGGCCTCACGCGCTGA
- a CDS encoding MFS transporter, protein MMLKTGSRNVAILSMCQAFGQTQMILIFSVSSIIGATIAPNAGWATVPITFQFIAMTMSTVPAALLMKRIGRARGFIVFLAIGSVGAALMIYALLDQSFLLFCLGSALFGISAGANQQFRFAAVDAADESFKARAVSLVLAGGVFAGLVGPSLSSLGYDMIRPILYGGVFAIILVLQGLMVLLLLITDIPPPSEQERSGPTRPLREIASQPAFIVALMSAMIGYGVMNFVMLSTPIFMHLHPTHPFGQLDINNVIMWHVLGMFAPGFITGWLIKKYGDLNIILAGAVISVVCLAVNFSGDSIIHLRVGMALVGVGWNFMFTAGTTLLLSTYTPAEKAKVQGINDLFVFGTVAVCSLAAGVVYQTLGFFAVNMASAPLLVMVVIAVFWLRGHRRAVTA, encoded by the coding sequence ATGATGCTCAAAACCGGTTCCCGCAACGTTGCCATTCTGTCGATGTGTCAGGCCTTCGGTCAGACGCAGATGATTCTCATCTTCTCCGTCTCTTCCATCATCGGTGCGACCATCGCGCCGAATGCGGGCTGGGCGACGGTGCCGATCACCTTCCAGTTTATCGCCATGACCATGTCCACCGTCCCGGCGGCGCTGCTGATGAAGAGGATCGGCCGTGCCCGCGGCTTCATTGTCTTCCTGGCGATCGGGTCGGTCGGTGCGGCGCTGATGATCTACGCGTTGCTGGATCAGAGCTTCCTGTTGTTTTGCCTTGGTTCGGCGCTGTTCGGCATATCCGCCGGCGCCAACCAACAGTTTCGCTTCGCGGCCGTGGATGCAGCGGACGAGAGTTTCAAGGCTCGCGCCGTGAGCCTCGTGCTCGCAGGCGGCGTGTTTGCCGGGCTGGTCGGTCCCAGCCTGTCGTCGCTGGGCTACGACATGATCCGGCCGATCCTGTATGGCGGTGTCTTCGCCATCATCCTGGTTCTGCAGGGCCTGATGGTCCTGTTGTTGTTGATCACGGACATTCCGCCGCCCTCCGAACAGGAACGCAGCGGTCCCACCCGGCCGCTTCGTGAAATTGCCTCCCAGCCCGCCTTCATCGTGGCACTGATGAGCGCGATGATCGGCTACGGCGTGATGAATTTCGTGATGCTGTCGACACCGATTTTCATGCATCTCCATCCGACCCACCCATTCGGGCAGCTCGACATCAACAACGTCATCATGTGGCACGTGCTGGGCATGTTCGCGCCGGGGTTCATCACCGGTTGGTTGATCAAGAAATATGGCGACCTGAACATCATCCTTGCGGGTGCAGTCATCTCGGTGGTGTGCCTGGCCGTAAACTTCAGCGGAGATTCGATCATTCATCTGCGCGTCGGGATGGCACTGGTCGGGGTTGGCTGGAACTTCATGTTCACCGCCGGCACGACCTTGCTCCTCAGCACTTATACGCCGGCGGAAAAGGCAAAAGTCCAGGGCATCAACGACCTGTTCGTGTTCGGGACCGTCGCCGTGTGTTCGCTGGCGGCGGGCGTGGTCTACCAGACCCTCGGCTTCTTCGCCGTGAACATGGCATCGGCGCCGCTTCTGGTCATGGTCGTCATCGCGGTGTTCTGGCTGCGCGGGCACCGCAGGGCAGTCACCGCCTGA
- the nusB gene encoding transcription antitermination factor NusB — translation MAGDREGTNPAARKSGASSRGAARLLAVQALYQMEIRGGTAEATVLEFIQHRTEPPVSADDDEDAAGPRDADKALFADIVQGVTRDRVDLNAALDGCLDGANTMARLEPLLRAILGAGAYELRSRDDIPARVAISEYVRLTDAFFEGKEPGLVNAVLDRLARVVRDGETSARAPREIAATEPSEDVGANAVEGGTDHGARD, via the coding sequence ATGGCCGGGGATCGCGAGGGAACCAATCCCGCTGCGCGCAAATCAGGCGCATCGTCGCGCGGTGCGGCGCGGCTTCTGGCAGTGCAGGCGCTCTACCAGATGGAAATCCGCGGCGGCACCGCCGAGGCCACGGTCCTGGAATTCATCCAGCACCGGACCGAGCCACCCGTGTCGGCGGATGATGACGAAGACGCGGCCGGGCCGCGCGACGCGGACAAGGCGCTGTTTGCCGATATCGTACAGGGCGTGACGCGGGACCGCGTCGACCTGAACGCAGCGCTCGATGGTTGTCTCGATGGTGCCAACACCATGGCCCGGCTGGAGCCGCTGTTGCGCGCTATCCTGGGCGCGGGGGCCTATGAACTGCGCTCGCGCGACGATATTCCGGCGCGGGTGGCGATCAGCGAGTATGTCCGGCTGACGGATGCCTTCTTCGAGGGCAAGGAGCCGGGCCTCGTGAACGCGGTGCTTGACCGGTTGGCCCGCGTGGTGCGCGACGGCGAGACTTCGGCGCGCGCACCGCGGGAAATCGCCGCGACGGAGCCGTCAGAAGACGTTGGGGCGAACGCCGTCGAGGGCGGGACCGACCATGGCGCGCGGGATTGA